A genomic window from Sphingobacterium sp. BN32 includes:
- a CDS encoding Gfo/Idh/MocA family protein, whose product MNRRKFISSTALAAAAFTILPRHVLGGNGFIAPSDRINLGYIGVGKQVGTLLRGHMALPETMIVAAADVDSSKLNRFLENANKANAEKSGHQVQGYKDYRELLERKDVDAVIIASPDHWHALHVVHAAKAGKDIYCEKPLALTIDEGRAMVDAVRKYKRVLQTGSMQRSYYNFRQAADLIRNGYIGDIKEVNVSVGEPVKECDLPWLEAPAHLDWDMWIGPSLYRGYHPVLSPLLDAKEWAMWRLYHGFGGGYITDWGAHMFDIVQWALDMDHSGPVSFTPPDQSNAKEGLYYTYKNGIKVHHKSWGKFNAIQFLGTEGKIEVSREFLTSDKGNLPKLVIPEKDRKVYYSENHYRDFIDAIKKRSKPICDVEIGHRTATVCNAINIAYQLQKPLKWDPRKEEFDNAYANNLKTRPYRGTWDYRDF is encoded by the coding sequence ATGAACAGACGTAAATTTATTAGCTCAACTGCACTTGCTGCAGCAGCATTTACAATACTTCCGAGACACGTACTAGGGGGCAATGGTTTTATAGCCCCGAGCGATCGCATTAACTTGGGATATATTGGCGTAGGGAAGCAAGTAGGTACGCTTCTCAGAGGGCATATGGCGCTTCCAGAAACCATGATCGTTGCAGCGGCTGATGTCGATAGCAGCAAACTCAATCGATTTCTGGAGAATGCGAATAAAGCAAATGCCGAAAAATCAGGACATCAGGTACAAGGCTATAAGGATTATCGTGAATTGTTAGAACGCAAAGACGTTGATGCGGTCATTATCGCATCGCCCGATCACTGGCATGCCCTGCACGTGGTTCATGCTGCAAAGGCAGGCAAGGATATCTATTGTGAGAAGCCGCTTGCTCTCACTATTGATGAAGGTCGGGCGATGGTCGATGCGGTTCGCAAATACAAGCGAGTATTGCAGACCGGTAGCATGCAACGTTCTTACTACAACTTCCGTCAAGCAGCTGACTTAATACGAAATGGCTACATCGGCGATATCAAAGAAGTAAATGTGTCGGTCGGTGAGCCAGTAAAAGAATGCGATTTGCCCTGGTTGGAGGCTCCTGCACATCTGGATTGGGATATGTGGATTGGCCCGTCGCTATATCGGGGATACCATCCGGTGCTGAGTCCCTTATTGGACGCAAAGGAGTGGGCTATGTGGCGTCTATACCACGGCTTTGGCGGTGGATATATCACTGATTGGGGAGCACACATGTTTGATATTGTGCAGTGGGCACTTGATATGGATCATTCGGGCCCTGTATCATTCACTCCACCAGATCAATCGAACGCTAAAGAAGGTCTGTATTATACTTACAAGAATGGAATAAAAGTACATCACAAATCTTGGGGAAAATTCAATGCTATTCAATTCTTAGGGACGGAAGGTAAGATTGAAGTATCGCGAGAGTTTCTAACTTCTGACAAGGGAAACCTGCCAAAGCTCGTTATTCCGGAAAAAGACCGAAAAGTCTATTACTCCGAAAACCACTATAGGGATTTTATTGACGCAATTAAAAAGCGTTCTAAGCCAATATGCGACGTCGAAATCGGACATCGCACTGCTACGGTATGTAATGCGATTAATATTGCTTATCAGCTTCAAAAGCCATTAAAATGGGATCCTAGAAAAGAGGAGTTTGATAATGCTTATGCCAACAATCTCAAGACGAGACCCTACCGAGGAACATGGGATTATAGGGACTTCTAA
- the pdxH gene encoding pyridoxamine 5'-phosphate oxidase, whose protein sequence is MSIQHKEIAAIRQDYALSSLSESDVLGNPIEQFEKWFNEARHSEVVEVNALVLSTVNTDLKPSSRVVLLKDIKANGFSFFTNYESRKGQEMELNPSVSALFFWPELQRQVRIEGYVEKLPATDSDEYFASRPRGSRIGAIASPQSHDLVDRSELEIRVRAIEEQYAGEDHIPRPANWGGYLLIPTRVEFWQGRSSRLHDRIVYTAETDKWTVKRIAP, encoded by the coding sequence ATGTCGATTCAACATAAGGAGATTGCTGCCATTCGTCAAGACTATGCGCTGAGTAGCTTAAGCGAATCGGATGTGTTAGGAAATCCCATCGAACAATTTGAGAAGTGGTTTAATGAGGCTCGCCACAGTGAAGTGGTCGAGGTCAATGCACTCGTTTTATCTACCGTTAATACCGATCTTAAACCTTCTTCTCGCGTTGTATTACTGAAGGACATCAAAGCAAACGGTTTTAGTTTTTTTACCAATTACGAAAGCCGAAAAGGGCAGGAGATGGAATTGAATCCATCGGTTAGCGCTTTGTTTTTTTGGCCGGAATTACAGCGTCAGGTGCGTATCGAGGGCTACGTTGAAAAATTGCCAGCTACGGATTCCGACGAGTATTTCGCGTCCCGTCCGCGCGGTTCTCGCATAGGCGCAATTGCGTCTCCACAGAGCCACGATTTGGTCGATCGATCAGAACTTGAGATTCGAGTGAGGGCGATTGAAGAACAATATGCTGGCGAGGATCATATTCCACGCCCGGCAAATTGGGGTGGGTATCTTCTTATACCGACGCGGGTAGAGTTTTGGCAGGGCAGAAGCAGTCGCTTGCATGATCGAATCGTGTACACTGCAGAAACCGATAAATGGACAGTAAAACGGATTGCGCCTTAA
- a CDS encoding MFS transporter yields the protein MKSLLRLYINSYKGLSPAAWLLALVMLINRTGSMVIPFLGIYMSEELHFSKPQIGIVLGCFGLGSVCGSWLGGWLTDRLGSYKVQIWSLIGVIPLFLILPNFRTFEGLAFMIFSLSLVADVFRPANSVSVARYAKPENITRAYSLNRMAVNLGFSIGPALGGFLAGFSYDWIFYGNAIGAAVAAVVFVYFFRNRAPKSNLQEVHKRSLDKDEAPERSAYRDGLFIVFSVFCCFFSMAFFQLLGTLSLFYKEVHLLNTGQIGLLLGFSGFVIVLFEMVLVHLVEHRFSVRQIMLWGTAIAGLSYLMLNIDFGIAWLFFAMFLLSTGEMLTLPFTATVAIQRAGKRNQGAYMGLNSLSFATANIFAAYIGTYLAEHYGYSTLWLVTGSTLILCGFGFYWIIGKMKTV from the coding sequence TTGAAATCACTTCTTAGACTCTATATAAATTCCTATAAAGGTTTATCTCCGGCAGCTTGGTTATTGGCATTGGTCATGTTGATCAACCGTACCGGCTCGATGGTAATTCCGTTTTTGGGGATTTACATGTCTGAGGAGTTACATTTCAGCAAGCCTCAGATAGGGATTGTACTGGGCTGTTTTGGATTGGGTTCGGTTTGTGGATCCTGGCTGGGCGGCTGGCTTACAGATCGATTGGGAAGCTATAAGGTCCAGATTTGGAGTTTAATTGGCGTAATTCCCTTATTTCTTATTCTCCCCAATTTCCGGACATTCGAAGGCTTAGCATTTATGATTTTCAGTCTTTCCCTGGTTGCCGATGTATTTCGTCCGGCAAACTCGGTTTCCGTTGCGCGTTATGCAAAACCTGAGAATATCACACGGGCTTATTCCCTAAACCGCATGGCGGTCAATCTAGGTTTTTCGATCGGCCCTGCATTAGGTGGATTTCTGGCTGGGTTTTCTTACGACTGGATCTTTTACGGTAATGCTATAGGTGCTGCTGTCGCTGCCGTAGTTTTTGTGTACTTCTTCCGTAATCGTGCGCCGAAGTCGAATCTTCAGGAAGTTCATAAGCGAAGTCTCGACAAGGATGAGGCTCCGGAACGTAGCGCCTACCGAGATGGCTTATTTATCGTATTCAGCGTATTCTGCTGCTTTTTCTCGATGGCGTTCTTTCAGTTATTAGGAACTCTATCTCTTTTCTATAAAGAAGTTCACTTGTTGAATACTGGACAAATAGGTTTATTACTAGGATTTAGTGGATTTGTGATTGTACTATTTGAAATGGTTTTGGTTCATCTAGTAGAACATCGATTCAGCGTTCGCCAAATTATGCTCTGGGGTACTGCCATCGCTGGACTCTCCTATCTGATGCTCAATATTGATTTTGGAATTGCTTGGCTATTCTTTGCGATGTTCTTATTGTCTACTGGAGAAATGCTGACCTTGCCTTTCACTGCAACAGTCGCCATTCAACGAGCGGGAAAAAGAAATCAAGGTGCTTATATGGGACTCAATTCCCTATCCTTTGCGACAGCGAACATCTTTGCGGCATACATCGGAACCTATTTGGCAGAACATTATGGCTACTCTACACTTTGGTTAGTGACTGGATCGACGTTGATCTTATGCGGGTTTGGCTTCTATTGGATTATCGGGAAGATGAAAACAGTTTAA
- a CDS encoding metallophosphoesterase, with translation MEELKSLNRRAFLKSLAALGATASLGSLPLESFAKAKDIKLTILHTNDVHSRVEPFPMDGSRFQGLGGVARRSTLIKKIRAAEDNVLLFDAGDIFQGTPYFNVFDGQVELELMSKLGYDAGTFGNHEFDNGLNGLLKHFDKANFPFVSSNYDFTGTVMEGKTKDYLIFNKQGVKIGVFAVGVNLEGLVDPNSYKGMKISDPIEVANKMTPFLKKEMKCDLVICLSHIGYSYDTDQVSDLVLAKNSRYIDLIIGGHTHTFLDKPTEVKNLDNEITLVNQTGRSGVNLGRVDFILNKQKGTKKVLAQNYIIDASLDKKSFA, from the coding sequence ATGGAAGAGTTGAAATCATTAAATAGAAGAGCATTCTTAAAAAGTTTGGCGGCACTGGGTGCCACAGCAAGCTTGGGCAGTCTTCCATTGGAAAGCTTTGCGAAAGCAAAGGATATTAAACTGACTATCCTACATACGAATGATGTGCATAGCCGTGTAGAGCCTTTTCCGATGGACGGGTCGCGATTCCAGGGATTAGGAGGTGTGGCGCGCCGCAGTACCTTAATCAAGAAAATCCGTGCAGCAGAGGACAATGTATTACTATTTGATGCAGGCGATATATTTCAGGGAACTCCGTATTTCAATGTGTTTGACGGGCAGGTGGAACTGGAGTTGATGTCCAAGCTAGGCTATGATGCCGGGACATTCGGCAACCATGAATTTGACAACGGATTGAATGGGTTATTGAAGCATTTTGATAAGGCTAATTTCCCTTTTGTGTCTTCGAACTATGACTTTACCGGAACCGTCATGGAAGGCAAAACAAAAGACTATTTAATATTCAATAAGCAAGGTGTGAAGATTGGAGTCTTTGCAGTCGGTGTAAATTTAGAAGGTCTCGTAGATCCAAACAGCTATAAAGGCATGAAGATTTCTGACCCAATCGAGGTTGCAAACAAAATGACGCCATTTCTGAAAAAAGAGATGAAATGCGATTTGGTCATCTGCCTGTCTCATATCGGCTATAGCTATGATACAGATCAGGTGTCGGATCTCGTCTTAGCAAAAAACAGCCGCTACATCGATCTGATCATCGGAGGCCATACACATACTTTTCTGGATAAACCTACCGAGGTTAAGAATCTGGACAACGAAATAACATTGGTTAATCAGACTGGCCGTTCCGGTGTGAACCTAGGTCGAGTAGACTTTATTTTAAACAAGCAGAAGGGAACCAAGAAAGTCTTGGCCCAGAATTATATCATTGACGCAAGTTTGGATAAAAAATCATTCGCTTAA
- the recR gene encoding recombination mediator RecR yields the protein MNFSSKLLEQAVEEFGKLPGVGKKTALRLVLHLLKQSDADVSRFTNSLDRLKSDIKYCKTCFNISDHDTCEICSSQKRDHSLVCVVEDTRDVMAIENTNQFNGVYHVLGGLISPMEGVGPADLKIEGLVERVRNGEIQEVILALSATMEGDTTIFYLYRKLREFQIQISTIARGISFGGELEYVDEITLGRSIATRVPYERNVG from the coding sequence ATGAATTTTTCATCTAAACTATTAGAACAAGCCGTAGAGGAGTTTGGGAAGTTGCCAGGGGTAGGGAAGAAGACTGCGCTCCGGTTAGTTTTGCACTTGTTGAAGCAATCTGACGCTGATGTTTCGCGTTTTACTAATTCGTTGGATCGGCTGAAAAGCGACATTAAGTATTGTAAGACCTGTTTTAATATTTCTGATCACGATACATGTGAGATATGTAGCTCTCAAAAACGCGATCATAGCTTAGTTTGCGTTGTGGAAGACACTCGTGATGTGATGGCCATTGAGAATACCAACCAGTTTAATGGAGTGTACCATGTCTTAGGTGGATTGATTTCTCCCATGGAGGGCGTTGGACCTGCGGACCTGAAAATCGAAGGTCTTGTTGAACGTGTTCGCAATGGTGAAATTCAAGAAGTAATCTTGGCCCTGAGCGCAACAATGGAAGGTGATACCACCATATTCTATTTATACCGTAAGCTGCGGGAGTTTCAAATTCAGATCAGTACGATTGCACGTGGGATTTCCTTCGGAGGTGAATTGGAATATGTCGATGAAATTACGCTCGGACGTTCCATTGCAACACGTGTTCCCTACGAACGTAATGTAGGTTAA
- a CDS encoding YqgE/AlgH family protein, whose protein sequence is MFNEFIPKRGSLILSEPFMLDQNFERSVILLCEHDMETGTVGLILNHRSMLYLSDVIEGMDNMEVPLYFGGPVEGDALFFVHKAHDKLMSGNHIIDDLYWGGDFDRLKDLLNEGLISNEEVKLFLGYSGWSPDQLNNEIQQNSWAVHNSFNIDLAFITDGEDLWKEAIISMGPKYAHVANFPKRPEFN, encoded by the coding sequence ATGTTCAACGAATTTATCCCCAAACGTGGAAGCTTGATTTTATCTGAACCTTTTATGCTGGATCAGAACTTTGAGCGCTCAGTTATCCTTCTTTGCGAACATGACATGGAAACCGGAACCGTTGGTTTGATTCTTAATCATCGATCTATGCTATACTTGTCTGACGTAATTGAAGGGATGGATAACATGGAGGTTCCTTTGTATTTTGGTGGACCTGTAGAAGGGGACGCATTATTTTTCGTACATAAGGCTCATGACAAGCTCATGAGTGGCAATCACATTATTGACGATCTGTATTGGGGTGGAGATTTTGATCGTCTGAAAGATTTATTGAACGAGGGTTTGATCAGCAATGAGGAAGTTAAACTTTTTCTGGGATATTCAGGCTGGTCACCCGATCAACTAAATAACGAGATTCAGCAGAACTCCTGGGCAGTACACAATTCTTTCAATATTGATTTAGCCTTTATCACAGATGGTGAAGACCTTTGGAAGGAGGCTATTATCAGCATGGGACCAAAGTATGCGCATGTAGCGAACTTCCCGAAACGTCCGGAATTCAACTAA
- a CDS encoding ROK family protein, which produces MNSVEKLFINPTNKNQKLARTAKKKFKVLQAVYLLDRASVNELMLNLDLSFPTLNTLIVDLLDQKLITQHERGESIGGRKPNLYQLKNELFRVLCIEMDRFNSSLSFIDNNGNLLARTLRYPLMLSRDVSSLPAFIDIIRQYVADQGIEWSQVTGLSISMPGLINKDTGENYTFFHAANFNLQTHLAETFNKTTCITNSVNIASIAEMHYGLLKNREEGLVVLIDWGVSVGIISDGKVFQGKHGFAGEMGHISFVEDGELCYCGKRGCLETVASGTALVKRAKNDIANGTPTLITNMFNDQDLRPIDILKAAVDGDQYAIELISDVSAHLGKAIAQFLQVLNPECIVLSGSFASAASLITNPIQQQIQTYTMGKISKDCELYVSELSDRGAILGLSRFFIEKYFADKLKLA; this is translated from the coding sequence ATGAATTCAGTTGAAAAACTCTTTATCAATCCAACTAATAAAAACCAAAAGCTCGCACGCACTGCGAAGAAGAAATTCAAAGTGTTGCAGGCTGTATATTTATTAGACCGCGCTTCAGTCAACGAACTGATGTTAAATCTAGACCTAAGCTTCCCTACCCTAAATACATTAATCGTTGATTTACTAGACCAAAAATTGATTACGCAGCATGAGCGTGGTGAATCTATTGGTGGTAGGAAGCCTAATCTATATCAACTGAAGAATGAGTTGTTTCGGGTTCTTTGTATCGAGATGGATCGATTCAACAGCAGCCTTTCGTTTATCGATAATAACGGCAATTTATTAGCAAGAACGCTACGCTATCCGTTGATGCTCAGCCGCGACGTTAGCAGCCTTCCGGCTTTTATCGATATTATCCGACAGTATGTTGCTGACCAAGGCATAGAATGGTCACAGGTGACGGGACTTTCGATTTCGATGCCCGGACTAATCAACAAGGACACCGGCGAAAACTATACCTTCTTCCATGCGGCGAACTTCAACCTGCAAACACATCTTGCGGAGACTTTCAATAAAACGACTTGTATTACAAACAGTGTGAATATTGCGTCGATTGCAGAAATGCATTATGGTCTTCTAAAAAATCGCGAAGAGGGCTTGGTTGTGTTAATTGATTGGGGAGTTTCCGTAGGCATTATTTCGGATGGTAAAGTGTTCCAAGGAAAGCATGGTTTTGCCGGGGAAATGGGGCACATCAGTTTTGTAGAAGACGGCGAACTGTGCTACTGCGGTAAACGTGGCTGTCTAGAAACTGTAGCCTCTGGCACAGCGCTCGTCAAGCGTGCAAAAAATGATATTGCAAACGGCACGCCTACATTAATTACCAATATGTTTAACGATCAGGATCTACGCCCAATTGACATCCTGAAGGCGGCAGTTGATGGCGACCAATACGCTATTGAGCTTATTTCTGATGTCAGCGCGCATTTGGGAAAGGCGATAGCGCAATTCCTTCAGGTTTTGAATCCCGAATGTATTGTCCTATCGGGAAGCTTTGCCTCCGCAGCCTCTTTGATCACCAACCCAATACAACAGCAGATACAAACTTATACGATGGGTAAAATATCGAAAGATTGTGAGCTATATGTTTCTGAGCTATCCGACAGAGGAGCGATTCTGGGGCTTAGCCGATTCTTTATTGAAAAATACTTCGCCGACAAACTGAAGCTAGCTTAA
- a CDS encoding 5'-nucleotidase C-terminal domain-containing protein: MRVFNLRSFNILLISTLVLFASCKTSYYQATVSNKQMLAIDNSIAEDSSISNYIEPYKVQLDAAMNRVIGVAPENMIHNRNLPETNLSNFFIDALLAIGKKIDPEVSFSLATKDGIRSSIKEGDVTVRTIFELMPFENYVTILELKGADVITLANFIAKSNGQPVGNVKIKIKDKQLVAFKINNEAIDPNKTYKLVTYDFVANGGDHVEGLSNPIQSHTSSERVREALISHIEELTKAGKKVEAKLDGRVEIIK, encoded by the coding sequence ATGAGAGTATTTAATTTAAGGTCTTTCAACATTCTGTTGATCTCCACCTTAGTCCTGTTCGCTTCGTGTAAAACCTCGTATTACCAAGCTACAGTAAGCAACAAACAAATGCTTGCAATCGACAATAGTATCGCCGAAGACAGCAGCATTAGTAATTATATCGAGCCCTATAAAGTTCAGCTGGATGCAGCAATGAATCGTGTAATCGGTGTTGCACCGGAAAACATGATTCATAATCGCAATCTTCCGGAAACCAACTTAAGCAACTTCTTTATTGATGCATTATTGGCGATCGGAAAGAAAATAGATCCGGAAGTATCCTTTTCCTTGGCCACAAAAGACGGTATTCGCTCGAGCATTAAAGAAGGTGATGTAACGGTTCGAACAATTTTTGAATTAATGCCTTTTGAGAATTATGTTACGATTTTAGAATTAAAAGGTGCTGATGTAATAACCTTAGCGAATTTTATCGCGAAGTCCAATGGTCAACCTGTGGGTAATGTTAAAATAAAGATCAAGGATAAGCAATTAGTCGCCTTTAAGATTAATAACGAGGCCATCGACCCAAATAAGACATATAAATTAGTGACTTATGATTTCGTTGCTAATGGTGGCGATCATGTAGAAGGATTAAGCAATCCTATTCAGTCGCATACCTCATCGGAGCGTGTCAGAGAGGCTTTAATCAGTCATATTGAAGAGTTAACAAAAGCGGGTAAAAAAGTAGAAGCGAAATTAGATGGAAGAGTTGAAATCATTAAATAG
- a CDS encoding PQQ-dependent sugar dehydrogenase, translated as MKNTISKALFCAAATTFVACNGANSAGTNPADTTAQDTTKLPPVETNKGNTDYKPAFEGQTRIAGVKTTTPFAGKVVAEGLKSPWGIASLPDGRLLITEKEGTMRIVDPASGKVSDAITGIPKVDTQGQGGLLGITLDPEFESNRMVYWVFAEPVSGGNHTAVGKGKLSADEKKIEGASVIYQALPTYNGKLHYGGRIIFDKEGNLFVSTGERSDLETRPQSQQLNSALGKIVRITKDGKPVAGNPFEGQADAKPEIYSYGHRNTQGLAFNPVTGDLWNSEFGPRGGDEINIVSPGKNYGWPTITYGIEYKGDAIGNPPIQQKEGLEQPVYYWDPVLSPSGMTFYTADNVPEWKNNLFIAGLSSTHIARLVIKDNKVVGEERLLQSEGQRFRDVIQGKDGALYAVTDSGKVYKVDKQ; from the coding sequence ATGAAGAATACTATTTCTAAAGCGCTATTTTGCGCTGCTGCCACTACGTTCGTAGCGTGCAACGGTGCAAATTCTGCTGGGACAAACCCGGCAGATACCACAGCACAGGATACCACGAAACTACCTCCGGTAGAAACCAACAAAGGAAACACAGACTATAAGCCGGCTTTCGAAGGACAAACCCGTATTGCGGGCGTAAAAACAACAACTCCATTTGCAGGCAAAGTGGTTGCGGAAGGTTTGAAAAGTCCGTGGGGCATTGCTTCCCTACCTGACGGTCGCTTGTTAATCACCGAAAAAGAAGGCACGATGCGCATCGTAGATCCCGCAAGCGGAAAAGTATCGGATGCGATTACTGGTATTCCAAAAGTGGATACACAGGGGCAAGGCGGCTTATTAGGAATCACGTTAGACCCTGAATTCGAGAGCAACCGCATGGTTTACTGGGTATTCGCCGAGCCTGTATCCGGTGGAAATCATACTGCCGTTGGAAAAGGCAAGCTTTCGGCAGATGAGAAGAAGATCGAGGGCGCCAGCGTAATTTATCAAGCATTGCCAACCTATAACGGCAAACTGCACTATGGTGGCCGTATAATTTTTGACAAAGAGGGAAACTTATTCGTTTCTACGGGTGAGCGTTCTGATTTAGAAACTCGTCCGCAATCGCAACAGTTGAACTCTGCGTTGGGTAAAATCGTGAGAATAACGAAGGATGGCAAACCAGTTGCTGGAAATCCATTTGAAGGACAGGCGGATGCAAAACCCGAGATTTACAGCTATGGACATAGGAATACCCAAGGTCTGGCGTTTAATCCGGTTACCGGAGACTTATGGAACTCGGAATTCGGACCGCGCGGTGGTGATGAGATCAATATTGTATCGCCGGGCAAGAATTACGGCTGGCCAACAATTACATACGGTATTGAATACAAGGGTGATGCAATTGGCAACCCTCCTATCCAGCAAAAAGAAGGTTTAGAACAGCCTGTTTACTACTGGGACCCGGTGTTATCGCCAAGTGGTATGACTTTCTATACGGCGGACAATGTGCCTGAATGGAAAAACAACTTGTTTATCGCTGGATTGAGCAGTACGCACATCGCCCGATTGGTTATTAAGGACAACAAGGTTGTTGGAGAAGAGCGATTATTGCAATCAGAAGGCCAACGATTCAGAGACGTTATCCAAGGCAAGGATGGCGCCTTATATGCCGTGACTGACTCTGGAAAGGTATATAAAGTTGACAAGCAGTAA